A DNA window from Polynucleobacter sp. AP-Titi-500A-B4 contains the following coding sequences:
- a CDS encoding tripartite tricarboxylate transporter substrate binding protein, whose protein sequence is MKLKVLIKLLGIAFLIGSSASIFAAYPDRPVTIIIGFPPGTGTDTVTRIVADRLSQRMGQQFLVDNKVGVAGSIGAGIAAKAKPDGYTLLVSASAPMSINPHIYKNLTYNPLTDFTPIGMLVWLPYLMVVNPNDPANTLQQFLANAQKSPTPISYGSTGNGATSNLVMSVLAKRAGIEMTQIPYKGSSQAQADVIGGQLPVTFDTLSSSIAMVRAGKLKPLAVATLKRTELAPEIPTVVEQGFPGFEIGAWLGLFGPLGLPPAIQKTLLTEINAVLQEPETRAKLAKSGAEVRMSANSGEFALFIKTDNENTGKLIRDFNIKPMEQ, encoded by the coding sequence ATGAAACTAAAAGTCTTGATTAAATTATTAGGGATTGCATTTTTAATAGGCAGTTCCGCATCCATTTTTGCAGCTTATCCTGATAGGCCAGTAACGATCATTATTGGCTTCCCTCCGGGAACGGGGACGGATACGGTGACTCGTATCGTTGCCGATCGCCTGTCTCAACGCATGGGCCAGCAATTTCTGGTGGATAACAAAGTAGGGGTTGCAGGCAGCATTGGCGCAGGCATTGCAGCAAAGGCTAAGCCAGATGGGTATACCTTATTGGTGAGTGCATCCGCACCAATGTCTATTAATCCCCATATCTATAAAAATCTGACCTATAACCCGCTGACAGATTTCACTCCGATCGGGATGCTCGTTTGGCTGCCTTATCTAATGGTGGTTAACCCAAATGATCCTGCAAATACCTTGCAGCAATTTTTAGCAAATGCACAAAAGAGTCCTACTCCAATCAGTTATGGCTCAACAGGTAATGGCGCTACCAGCAACTTAGTGATGTCAGTTTTGGCTAAACGTGCTGGTATTGAAATGACGCAGATTCCCTACAAAGGCAGCAGTCAAGCACAAGCAGATGTGATTGGCGGGCAGTTGCCAGTCACCTTTGACACACTTTCTTCTAGCATTGCGATGGTCAGGGCTGGTAAGTTAAAGCCATTGGCCGTAGCTACTCTAAAGAGAACCGAGCTTGCCCCAGAAATTCCAACGGTAGTTGAGCAAGGTTTTCCTGGTTTTGAGATTGGCGCGTGGCTCGGTCTTTTTGGCCCACTAGGATTACCTCCCGCAATTCAAAAAACCTTGCTAACCGAAATCAACGCAGTCTTACAAGAGCCAGAAACGCGTGCAAAGCTAGCGAAGAGTGGGGCAGAGGTACGGATGTCTGCTAACTCTGGTGAGTTTGCACTCTTCATTAAAACTGATAATGAAAATACCGGCAAACTAATCCGTGATTTCAATATCAAACCCATGGAGCAATGA
- a CDS encoding TIGR03643 family protein: MARFSLKTLSAPDISRLIEMAWEDRTPFDAIEKSFGLSESQVIQLMRHELKRRSFELWRKRVTGRSTKHVALRSKLVDRAYCPTQYKNK; this comes from the coding sequence GTGGCAAGATTCTCTCTAAAAACACTCTCCGCTCCCGATATATCCCGCTTGATTGAAATGGCCTGGGAGGATAGAACGCCATTTGATGCGATTGAAAAGTCATTTGGATTATCAGAGTCTCAAGTGATTCAATTGATGCGACACGAGCTGAAAAGGCGTTCCTTTGAGCTTTGGCGAAAACGCGTTACAGGTCGATCAACAAAGCATGTCGCTTTGCGCAGTAAGTTGGTTGATCGCGCATATTGCCCAACCCAATATAAAAATAAATGA
- a CDS encoding 2-hydroxyacid dehydrogenase, with amino-acid sequence MNKNILIVGEYGKIFITPLREALGDQWSIHHCTIEQTKAELLDLVSKASILVVTAELTYSKDPQLIQDLIKAGKQLQLIQVPFSGMEWLNQDWLAEGCRVCNTNQHSEPIAEYVMLGILEFAVNMRLMDRELRQGRWTYGGSIVRGKKHTEIQNKTIGFIGYGHIAKRVTELAAPFGMKFLAISRNPKQDSRLVWWKDSSHLDELLAESDYILITSPLSDSTRDMINERTLKKMKPTGVIINVARGPIINEAAIYQALKNRQIGGALLDVWYQYASTENLEMQPSAFPFHELDNIIMTPHTASWTDDLDTRRINSVSKNIQNFINKKPLVEVVY; translated from the coding sequence ATGAATAAAAATATCCTCATTGTTGGAGAGTATGGAAAGATCTTCATCACCCCCTTGAGAGAAGCGCTTGGGGATCAGTGGTCAATACATCACTGCACTATCGAACAAACTAAAGCAGAACTATTAGACCTAGTTTCCAAAGCTAGCATTCTAGTGGTCACTGCAGAGCTGACTTACTCCAAGGATCCGCAACTCATTCAAGATCTCATTAAAGCCGGAAAACAACTTCAGTTAATTCAAGTACCGTTTTCTGGAATGGAATGGCTGAATCAAGATTGGCTTGCTGAGGGTTGCAGAGTATGCAATACCAATCAACATTCAGAACCTATCGCTGAATATGTCATGCTGGGCATCCTAGAGTTTGCTGTCAATATGCGCTTAATGGATCGCGAATTACGTCAAGGGCGCTGGACTTACGGTGGATCAATAGTGCGCGGCAAAAAGCACACTGAAATCCAGAATAAAACGATCGGTTTTATTGGCTACGGCCATATCGCAAAACGTGTTACTGAGCTAGCCGCTCCTTTTGGAATGAAATTTCTGGCAATCAGTCGCAATCCTAAACAGGATTCTAGGTTGGTTTGGTGGAAAGACAGTTCACATCTGGATGAGCTACTCGCTGAAAGTGACTACATCCTCATTACCTCACCTCTGAGTGATAGCACTAGAGATATGATTAATGAACGCACCCTGAAAAAGATGAAGCCGACCGGCGTGATTATTAATGTAGCCAGAGGCCCGATCATTAATGAGGCAGCTATTTATCAAGCCCTCAAGAATCGTCAGATCGGCGGCGCCCTGCTCGATGTTTGGTATCAATATGCCAGTACTGAAAATTTAGAGATGCAACCCTCAGCCTTTCCATTTCATGAGCTTGATAACATCATAATGACGCCGCACACCGCTAGCTGGACAGATGATCTGGATACAAGACGTATAAATTCTGTAAGCAAGAATATCCAAAACTTCATCAATAAAAAACCGCTAGTAGAAGTTGTGTACTAG
- a CDS encoding HNH endonuclease produces the protein MLGKIRQKLIAQEPIQTTKVTEVVCPICDRPIPESQKDAHHLVPKSKGGKTTEYLHRICHRQIHALFTETELAVQFNTAATLQEHPEMQRFIRWVKSKPDHFYEKTRKSARIKA, from the coding sequence ATGCTTGGAAAAATTCGCCAGAAGCTCATTGCTCAAGAGCCTATTCAGACCACAAAGGTGACGGAGGTTGTTTGCCCTATTTGTGATCGACCGATCCCAGAATCACAGAAAGATGCCCACCATCTTGTACCTAAATCCAAGGGCGGCAAAACCACGGAATATCTCCACCGAATTTGTCATCGTCAGATTCATGCTTTATTTACCGAAACTGAGCTGGCGGTGCAGTTCAATACTGCAGCCACTTTGCAAGAACATCCTGAAATGCAGCGATTTATTCGTTGGGTTAAATCCAAGCCTGATCACTTTTATGAAAAAACCCGCAAGAGTGCGCGTATTAAAGCCTAA
- a CDS encoding SDR family NAD(P)-dependent oxidoreductase, with product MKILPNPFRALVIGSSGTIGSAFVELLKNNPSCSGVVGIHRGSEFPLDYQDPTSIERCASALASTGPFQLIINAIGVLHNQDWMPEKKLDDLNAEQLMELLKINTIGPALSIRYFSKLLDPQHSIMVTLSAKVGSIEDNRLGGWYSYRASKAALNMLIKTASIELTRTKPKAALIAMHPGTVNSRLSKPFRGEQIGRPAQDAVADMFRVIENLQIEDSGSFLSYSGEKLPW from the coding sequence TTGAAAATACTCCCCAACCCCTTTCGTGCACTAGTCATTGGCTCCTCTGGAACCATTGGATCAGCCTTTGTTGAGCTTCTCAAAAATAACCCCTCCTGCTCAGGGGTTGTGGGCATTCACCGTGGTTCAGAATTCCCGCTGGATTATCAAGACCCCACATCTATAGAAAGATGCGCAAGTGCTCTGGCTAGTACGGGACCATTTCAACTGATTATTAATGCCATTGGTGTCTTGCACAATCAGGACTGGATGCCAGAGAAAAAATTAGATGATCTCAATGCCGAGCAATTGATGGAACTTTTGAAGATTAATACGATTGGACCGGCTTTAAGCATTCGATATTTTTCGAAATTACTCGATCCACAACATTCCATCATGGTGACCTTGTCGGCCAAGGTTGGAAGCATTGAGGACAATCGTCTTGGTGGTTGGTATAGCTACCGAGCCTCTAAAGCAGCCCTCAATATGCTCATCAAAACGGCCTCGATTGAATTGACCCGTACGAAACCGAAAGCGGCACTCATTGCAATGCATCCAGGCACTGTAAATTCCAGGCTTTCTAAACCGTTTCGGGGCGAACAGATTGGCAGACCGGCTCAAGATGCCGTAGCAGATATGTTTCGGGTAATAGAAAATCTTCAGATCGAAGATTCGGGAAGTTTTCTTTCTTACTCAGGTGAGAAATTACCCTGGTAA
- a CDS encoding class II aldolase/adducin family protein translates to MAKSNYVVTAAERQARIDLAACYRLVAHFGMSDLIYNHITARIPDSQDDYILINPYGMMYNEVTASNLVTINLDGEIIYNPNPDFGINQAGYVIHSAVHRAREDVSCVIHTHTRAGMAVSAMECGLLPITQTSMRFHGISYHDYESVAIDLDEQSRLVADLGDQTAMILRNHGLLTVGPSIAQAFNTLYWLEMACKAQVDALSSGVKLTMPPKEVIEKTHHLYQPNVRRPFGEMEWPAMLRIVEKLDPGYKE, encoded by the coding sequence ATGGCTAAGAGTAATTATGTTGTAACGGCTGCAGAGCGCCAAGCCCGTATTGATTTGGCTGCCTGTTACAGGTTAGTTGCCCATTTTGGGATGAGCGATCTCATATATAACCACATCACCGCCAGAATTCCAGATAGTCAAGATGATTACATTTTGATTAATCCTTATGGAATGATGTACAACGAAGTGACTGCCTCTAATTTGGTTACGATTAATTTAGATGGTGAGATTATTTACAACCCTAATCCGGATTTTGGTATTAATCAGGCGGGATACGTCATTCATAGTGCGGTCCACCGTGCAAGAGAAGATGTTAGCTGTGTTATTCATACACATACCCGTGCTGGTATGGCGGTCTCAGCCATGGAGTGCGGCCTATTGCCGATTACCCAGACTTCCATGCGATTTCATGGCATTAGCTATCACGACTATGAAAGTGTTGCAATTGATCTCGATGAGCAATCCCGTTTAGTCGCAGACTTAGGTGACCAAACAGCAATGATCTTGCGTAACCATGGTTTGCTGACTGTGGGGCCGAGCATAGCGCAAGCATTTAATACCTTGTATTGGTTGGAAATGGCATGCAAAGCTCAGGTAGATGCACTTTCATCTGGGGTAAAGCTCACCATGCCGCCAAAAGAAGTGATAGAGAAGACGCATCATCTCTATCAACCAAATGTTAGAAGACCCTTTGGTGAAATGGAGTGGCCTGCGATGTTGCGTATTGTTGAAAAACTTGATCCCGGCTACAAAGAGTAA
- a CDS encoding cryptochrome/photolyase family protein produces the protein MKSSKKLVLILGDQLDLQGAALQGFNPKSDEVFMVESMHEAQYVWSHKAKIALFLSAMRHFAQTLKKLNYPISYLQNSPLSIVDALKEKIQQEKISHLICVEPGEWRLKQEIETLATELGIELEMREDEHFFCSHREFLEWAAGKKELRLEYFYRLMRKTHHILVDADGNPEGGQWNFDQDNRKSYPKKGLGIIEEPVLFEPDAITQDVITFVEKVYDKHPGSLGAFRWPVTRDEALEALNYFVEYRLRNFGVYQDAMWTDTPYGWHSILSSSLNLKLLNPREVIAAVISAYKKYSLDLSTVEGFIRQILGWREFVRGMYYLDMPKMAQDNYYDHQRSLPQWYWSGKTQMACMQDAIGQTLKYGYAHHIQRLMVTGNFALLAEILPSEVCDWYLAIYVDAIEWVELPNTAGMALFANGGRFTSKPYIASGAYIKRMSNYCDSCQYKPDVRFGETACPITTLYWNFLIKHRAQFEASPRTRLMTANLKRISDEDQQSIARHAQHVLSHLNDL, from the coding sequence ATGAAATCCTCTAAAAAGCTAGTCTTGATTTTGGGGGATCAGCTCGATTTACAGGGCGCCGCACTTCAAGGCTTTAATCCTAAGTCAGATGAAGTATTCATGGTCGAGTCCATGCATGAGGCTCAATATGTCTGGTCTCATAAAGCGAAGATTGCTTTATTTCTATCAGCCATGCGGCACTTTGCTCAGACCTTAAAGAAGCTCAATTACCCGATCAGCTACCTTCAAAATAGTCCTTTATCCATTGTTGATGCACTTAAGGAAAAAATACAACAAGAAAAAATAAGCCATCTTATTTGTGTTGAGCCGGGGGAGTGGCGTTTAAAGCAAGAAATCGAAACGCTAGCCACTGAGCTTGGTATAGAGCTCGAGATGCGTGAGGATGAGCACTTCTTTTGCTCTCATCGTGAGTTTTTGGAATGGGCTGCCGGTAAAAAAGAGCTACGTCTGGAGTATTTTTACCGCTTGATGCGCAAGACACACCACATTCTGGTAGATGCTGATGGCAATCCAGAGGGTGGTCAATGGAACTTTGATCAAGATAATCGCAAATCTTATCCAAAAAAAGGGCTCGGCATCATTGAGGAGCCCGTATTGTTTGAGCCAGATGCTATCACGCAAGATGTGATTACCTTTGTCGAGAAAGTCTATGACAAGCATCCTGGATCATTAGGGGCATTTCGTTGGCCAGTGACTCGTGATGAGGCTTTAGAAGCGCTGAATTATTTTGTCGAATATCGCTTACGAAACTTTGGTGTGTATCAAGATGCCATGTGGACTGATACGCCTTATGGCTGGCATTCTATTCTTTCGAGTTCTCTTAATCTCAAACTACTCAATCCTCGCGAGGTCATTGCTGCTGTTATCAGTGCCTATAAAAAATACTCCTTAGATTTATCTACGGTGGAGGGGTTTATTCGTCAGATATTGGGTTGGCGAGAGTTTGTACGAGGCATGTACTACTTAGATATGCCGAAGATGGCACAAGATAATTATTATGATCATCAGAGATCACTGCCTCAGTGGTATTGGTCTGGAAAAACTCAGATGGCCTGTATGCAAGATGCTATTGGTCAGACTCTGAAGTATGGATATGCGCACCATATTCAGCGCTTGATGGTGACTGGAAACTTTGCTCTATTAGCCGAGATCCTTCCGTCAGAAGTCTGTGACTGGTATTTGGCGATTTATGTTGATGCGATTGAGTGGGTTGAGCTACCCAATACAGCGGGCATGGCGTTATTCGCCAATGGTGGCCGCTTTACGAGTAAGCCCTATATTGCCAGTGGCGCTTATATCAAGCGTATGAGTAATTACTGCGACTCTTGCCAGTACAAGCCTGATGTTCGCTTTGGTGAAACTGCCTGTCCTATTACTACTTTGTATTGGAATTTCTTAATCAAGCATCGCGCCCAGTTTGAGGCTAGTCCAAGGACGCGCTTGATGACAGCAAACCTTAAAAGAATTAGTGATGAGGATCAGCAATCGATTGCTAGGCATGCGCAACACGTATTAAGTCACTTAAATGATCTTTAA
- a CDS encoding beta-propeller fold lactonase family protein translates to MIKTAISRKLTLAALGFAISTSAYCGTYVYISNIEDADITAYELSAGSNPHLTSIGRFPAGKFAMPMAVTPDNKNLYASVRSKPFSLYMYQIDQGNGQLKWTGAIPLPDSMVSVSTDKTGKWLLATSFGGHNNSVNQIQANGYVNPVPAEAFPSGGKNPHAIVFDQSNKFVYVPQLGTDEIKIHTFNASQAKPLSETSSSVALQKQQGPRHIVISADNKFAYVITEMTGEVIVFSRDLKSGALTQIQAVSSLPSDSKLVPGRPRPPTGSPEATAFDDSNMIFCAEIKLTPNGKFLYTSERTKSTLSGFEVDPQTGKVKYLFTTPTEEMPRGFNVDPSGQFLVATGQKSDKVSLYSINQTSGELNLIERVPGGKGANWVTFVKTK, encoded by the coding sequence ATGATCAAGACTGCTATCTCTAGAAAGCTCACTTTAGCCGCATTAGGTTTTGCAATATCAACGAGTGCTTATTGCGGTACTTATGTATATATTTCAAATATTGAAGATGCTGATATCACAGCGTACGAACTATCGGCCGGCTCGAATCCACATCTGACATCCATTGGTCGCTTTCCGGCTGGAAAATTTGCGATGCCAATGGCAGTGACACCAGATAATAAAAATTTATATGCCTCTGTGCGCTCTAAGCCATTCTCTTTATACATGTACCAAATTGATCAAGGTAATGGGCAATTGAAATGGACTGGTGCAATCCCCCTACCAGACAGTATGGTGAGCGTTTCTACAGATAAAACTGGAAAATGGTTGTTGGCGACCTCTTTTGGAGGGCACAACAATAGCGTTAATCAAATTCAAGCGAATGGTTACGTTAATCCAGTTCCTGCAGAAGCCTTTCCAAGCGGCGGAAAAAACCCACACGCTATCGTATTTGATCAATCCAATAAATTTGTCTATGTACCCCAACTCGGTACAGATGAAATCAAAATCCATACTTTTAATGCGTCCCAAGCAAAGCCTCTTTCTGAAACCTCAAGCTCAGTAGCGCTTCAAAAACAACAAGGCCCAAGACATATTGTGATTTCAGCGGACAATAAATTTGCCTATGTCATTACTGAGATGACGGGTGAGGTCATTGTCTTTTCAAGAGACCTTAAATCTGGGGCATTAACTCAAATTCAAGCTGTTTCAAGCCTTCCAAGTGACAGTAAGCTTGTTCCTGGAAGACCAAGACCTCCAACAGGCTCTCCAGAGGCAACAGCTTTTGATGATTCCAATATGATTTTCTGTGCCGAGATCAAACTAACGCCAAATGGAAAATTTCTATACACATCAGAGAGAACAAAAAGCACTTTAAGTGGCTTTGAAGTGGATCCCCAAACAGGCAAAGTAAAATATTTATTTACCACCCCAACAGAAGAAATGCCTAGAGGATTTAACGTAGATCCTAGCGGGCAATTCTTAGTTGCTACAGGCCAAAAATCC
- a CDS encoding SDR family oxidoreductase, translating to MSQQMNKVALVTGAGAGIGRAAAKALLHGDYKVVLTGRNLDKLQKAIVDIGGTPDNCLAVVCDVGKPDQVKQLFQALKDKFGRIDVLFNNAGIGAPAIPMEELTYEQWMNVVNTNLCGAFLCSQEAIRMMKAQSPQGGRIINNGSISAHAPRPMSVAYTSTKHAITGLTKTIALDGRPFQIACGQIDIGNAATEMTERMAAGIIQADHSIKVEPRMDVDHVGQAVLHMAQLPLESNILNMTIMATNMPFVGRG from the coding sequence ATGAGTCAACAAATGAATAAAGTAGCCTTGGTTACCGGAGCGGGCGCAGGAATTGGTAGAGCAGCCGCGAAAGCGCTGCTTCATGGTGACTACAAAGTCGTCCTTACTGGGCGCAATCTAGATAAGCTACAAAAGGCAATTGTTGACATTGGTGGCACTCCAGACAACTGCTTAGCAGTAGTATGCGATGTAGGCAAACCCGATCAAGTCAAACAACTATTTCAAGCCCTTAAGGATAAATTTGGTCGCATTGATGTGCTCTTTAATAATGCAGGTATTGGCGCTCCAGCAATCCCAATGGAAGAGCTCACATATGAGCAGTGGATGAATGTGGTGAATACAAATCTGTGTGGTGCATTTTTATGCTCTCAAGAAGCGATTCGCATGATGAAGGCACAATCACCTCAGGGTGGTCGCATTATTAATAATGGTTCAATCTCGGCGCATGCTCCAAGACCTATGTCAGTAGCCTATACCAGCACTAAACATGCTATCACTGGTTTGACTAAAACCATCGCACTGGATGGACGTCCTTTTCAAATTGCCTGTGGACAGATTGATATTGGCAATGCTGCTACGGAAATGACTGAGCGTATGGCAGCTGGCATTATTCAAGCAGATCACTCTATCAAAGTAGAGCCTCGCATGGATGTTGATCATGTTGGGCAGGCAGTACTGCATATGGCCCAACTACCTCTAGAGAGCAATATTCTTAATATGACCATTATGGCTACCAATATGCCATTTGTTGGTCGAGGTTAA
- a CDS encoding thiol-disulfide oxidoreductase DCC family protein, with the protein MANDLQKLTLFYDGACPLCQAEILFLNGRNQAGLLDFIDINSDRYDPTRVGVSCEQALAAMYGQYADGSLIQGAAVFPEAYRRANLPFLAWLFSRKIVQPPLRLGYQFFAKNRHAISRVLGPGALRLVKARGK; encoded by the coding sequence ATGGCAAATGATTTACAAAAACTCACTCTGTTTTACGATGGCGCATGCCCCTTGTGCCAAGCGGAGATATTGTTTCTCAATGGCCGCAATCAAGCGGGTTTATTAGACTTTATCGATATCAATTCCGATCGTTACGATCCCACAAGAGTCGGGGTGTCATGTGAGCAGGCTTTGGCTGCCATGTACGGTCAATATGCAGATGGCTCATTAATTCAAGGTGCTGCAGTATTTCCTGAGGCCTATCGCCGAGCCAATCTCCCTTTTCTGGCGTGGCTATTTTCCAGAAAGATCGTGCAACCACCGTTGCGTCTGGGTTATCAATTTTTTGCCAAGAATCGACATGCGATTTCTCGGGTGTTGGGTCCAGGCGCATTACGTTTAGTCAAGGCAAGAGGCAAGTAG
- a CDS encoding DUF2256 domain-containing protein: MTTTFKGNKGYLPSKTCIVCKKEMTWRKSWAKNWEAVKYCSDACRKKAPQTQG; encoded by the coding sequence ATGACTACAACTTTTAAGGGGAATAAGGGTTATCTGCCGAGCAAGACTTGCATTGTTTGTAAAAAAGAAATGACTTGGAGAAAGTCATGGGCAAAAAATTGGGAAGCCGTGAAATATTGCTCTGACGCTTGCCGTAAAAAAGCGCCCCAAACTCAGGGATAG